Part of the Lysobacter enzymogenes genome is shown below.
CACCCGCGCGCCGGGCTGCTGGCGATAGCTGGCGCGGATGTTCGCGGCCATGCGCAGGTTGCGGGTTTCCCAGCCGCCGACGTACTGCTGGCCGTAACGCTCCGGCGAGCGGTCGCGCAAGGCGGCGCCGGCGTCGGCCAGCGCGGCCTTCTGCAAGCGCGCCGGATCGTTCATGAAGCGATACAAGGCGATCGGATCCTGCCCCTTGCTCAACGCCGCGATCCGCTCCTGCGCGTCGCGCACCGACGGCGCGGCCGCGTCCCACGCCTGCTGGATCGCGGCGAGGAACGCGCGGCCGTCGCCGATGTCGAGGTTGTCGCCGCTGTGGTCGTCCATGCCGTAGACCCGTTGCAGGCCCAGCCGCGCGGCCAGGCGCGCGCCGATCTGGATGCTTTCGTCGCGCGATGTTTCGTACTTGCCCAGGCGCGCGACCAGCTTCGCGTCCAGGCCGTCGCCGGCATGGCGTTCGGCCGGTTCCAGTTGCAGCCACTGCGCGACCGCCGAGGCCGGCTCGCCCGCGGCCAGGAACAGCGCCGCCAGTCGCCGCCGTTGCGCCGGCGTCGGTGCGGCCGGCCAGTCGCGCAGCGCGGCGGCGATCTGCGCCAGCGCCTCGGGGCGGTCCAGGCCCAAGGCCGCGCGCGCATCGGCGGTGTCGGGGCAATAGTGCGCGACGTCTTCGGGCGCATACGCCTTGGGATGCCGCTGCATCATGTCGCAGCCTTCGCCGGGAATCGCTTCGACCGCGACGATGTCGGGATGGAAGGCGGCCAGCCGGTCCAGCAGCGGCCGCAGCCAGGCCGGATCGAACTCCTTGGGCATCTCCTGGCTCAGGTGCACGCTGCCGAGCACCAGCACTTGCGTGCGCGGGCCCGCCGCATCGCGGTCCAGGCGCGACAGATCGACGCTCGCCGCGCGCGCCGGCGCCCAGGCCGGAACCAAAGCCAGTACCGCCGCCATCCCTATCCATCCCATGCGCATGGTCCGCTCCTGCGTGGCATCGATGCGGCGGTCGCCGCGGTGCAGCGAATCTAGCGCGTCGTCTTCAGCGCCGTCCTGTGACAACAATCATGAGCGCGCGGGTGCGGCGGCCGCGGCCGCGATGCGATGATGCGGGCCAGTCCCGGATTGGAGGCAGGCGCATGAACCGCATCGGCGAACGGATCGAACCGGCCCCCGAGGCCGAGCCGCAACGCTCCGCGGCCTGGCGCGACGACCGCCGCCACGTGCTGCATTCGTGGTCGGCGCAGGCGCAGATCGATCCGGCG
Proteins encoded:
- a CDS encoding DUF5694 domain-containing protein, which translates into the protein MGWIGMAAVLALVPAWAPARAASVDLSRLDRDAAGPRTQVLVLGSVHLSQEMPKEFDPAWLRPLLDRLAAFHPDIVAVEAIPGEGCDMMQRHPKAYAPEDVAHYCPDTADARAALGLDRPEALAQIAAALRDWPAAPTPAQRRRLAALFLAAGEPASAVAQWLQLEPAERHAGDGLDAKLVARLGKYETSRDESIQIGARLAARLGLQRVYGMDDHSGDNLDIGDGRAFLAAIQQAWDAAAPSVRDAQERIAALSKGQDPIALYRFMNDPARLQKAALADAGAALRDRSPERYGQQYVGGWETRNLRMAANIRASYRQQPGARVLTVVGAMHKPWLDSYLGQMQNTDIVDVQKVLAEPAR